In a single window of the Microbacterium sp. SL75 genome:
- a CDS encoding RsmD family RNA methyltransferase: MTRIISGRAGGTVLDVPPKGTRPTSDRVRESLFGSLESAGLLDDARVADLYAGSGALGLESLSRGAASADLVEFSAPAATLIRRNADRVRTAGVAAPARVHRASVTTFLTASGLEWDLVFLDPPYDLSDDELTRALVALAPRLSADATVIVERAKRSAAPDWAAAGLEPERDRAYGDTTMWWGRPRGA, encoded by the coding sequence GTGACGCGCATCATCTCGGGCCGCGCCGGAGGCACCGTCCTCGACGTCCCACCCAAGGGCACTCGTCCCACGAGCGACCGCGTCCGCGAGTCGCTGTTCGGTTCTCTCGAGTCCGCCGGGCTCCTCGACGACGCGCGCGTGGCCGACCTGTACGCGGGGTCCGGGGCGCTGGGGCTGGAGAGCCTGAGCCGCGGCGCCGCCTCCGCCGACCTCGTCGAGTTCTCGGCCCCCGCCGCCACCCTGATCCGTCGCAACGCCGATCGGGTTCGAACCGCCGGCGTCGCCGCCCCCGCTCGGGTGCACCGCGCGAGTGTCACGACCTTTCTCACGGCATCCGGCCTCGAGTGGGATCTCGTCTTCCTCGATCCGCCCTACGACCTCTCCGACGACGAGCTCACCAGAGCCCTGGTCGCTCTCGCCCCTCGGCTCAGTGCCGATGCGACGGTCATCGTGGAACGCGCGAAGCGCTCGGCCGCCCCCGACTGGGCCGCCGCGGGCTTGGAGCCCGAGCGCGACCGCGCCTACGGCGACACGACCATGTGGTGGGGTCGGCCGCGA